Proteins found in one Zea mays cultivar B73 chromosome 1, Zm-B73-REFERENCE-NAM-5.0, whole genome shotgun sequence genomic segment:
- the LOC100191953 gene encoding uncharacterized protein LOC100191953, with translation MVRRQSREGRGLGWPACCLGFLLKLLAFLQAFAAVSALIYAAWILSRWARHHQLHLRDLLSPDLWFPSLVMAAGIFYCLLLLAGYLAAEINTGCCLCFYTIPAMAMMLLEAALAAHLALNQHWIQELPEDRTGELHNLLSFIHNNLDLCKWAALAIFATQALSLLLAMTLRAMLSARTMDYDSDEDFVVIRRPLLVAQPPAP, from the exons ATGGTGCGTCGCCAGAGCAGAGAAGGCCGGGGCCTGGGCTGGCCTGCGTGCTGCCTCGGCTTCCTGCTCAAGCTGCTCGCGTTCCTCCAGGCCTTCGCCGCCGTCTCCGCCCTCATCTACGCCGCTTGGATCCTCTCCCGCTGGGCgcgccaccaccagctccacctccGCGACCTTCTAAGCCCGGACCTATGGTTCCCGTCGCTCGTCATGGCGGCGGGGATCTTCTACTGCCTCCTGCTCCTCGCGGGTTACTTGGCAGCTGAGATCAACACCGGATGCTGCCTCTGCTTC TACACCATCCCAGCCATGGCTATGATGCTGCTGGAAGCTGCTCTCGCCGCCCATCTGGCGCTCAACCAGCACTGGATCCAG GAACTGCCAGAGGACCGCACCGGCGAGCTCCACAACTTACTCTCCTTTATCCACAATAACCTCGACCTATGCAAATGGGCTGCTCTTGCCATCTTCGCCACGCAG GCACTCTCGCTTCTCCTGGCTATGACTTTACGGGCCATGCTATCTGCCCGGACCATGGACTACGACAGTGATGAAGACTTTGTGGTTATACGGAGGCCACTCCTGGTTGCCCAGCCTCCTGCACCTTAG
- the LOC100285234 gene encoding mitochondrial import inner membrane translocase subunit tim22, with amino-acid sequence MASPDPSAADAGTGGESTSQAAAVEPIRMPTVEEIKGQDIWNNCAVRSVVSGVMGGGLGVLMGLFFGALENPIMAEQMTARQQIVYTAKQMGSRSISNAKTFAVMGLIFSAAECTIEKVRAKHDTTNTAVAGCVTGGALAVKGGPKATCFGCVGFAAFSVAIEKFFDRHT; translated from the exons ATGGCTTCTCCTGATCCATCGGCGGCAGATGCCGGCACCGGGGGCGAGTCGACGAGCCAGGCGGCGGCCGTGGAACCGATCCGGATGCCGACGGTGGAGGAGATCAAGGGGCAGGACATCTGGAACAACTGCGCCGTTCGCAGCGTCGTCAGTGGCGTCATGG GAGGCGGTCTTGGTGTGCTTATGGGACTATTCTTTGGAGCTTTGGAAAATCCGATAATGGCAGAGCAAATGACAGCAAGGCAACAAATAGTATACACAGCAAAGCAGATGGGTAGTAGAAGTATAAGTAATGCCAAAACCTTTGCAGTCATGGGTCTGATTTTCTCAGCAGCTGAATGTACCATAGAGAAG GTTCGGGCAAAGCATGACACTACCAATACAGCGGTAGCTGGCTGTGTCACTGGAGGAGCTTTAGCTGTAAAAG GTGGCCCTAAAGCTACATGCTTTGGATGTGTGGGGTTTGCTGCGTTCTCAGTGGCAATTGAAAAGTTCTTTGATCGGCATACTTGA
- the LOC103634510 gene encoding PE-PGRS family protein PE_PGRS16 — protein sequence MEDSVGADERREQSETMPHKKARQEVAEAGGVGGGGGGKPAEEGGFLSAVASKIGATMSGANGGSGGEVGAAMASDGEEGKRDGDGEPGEEGGFLSAVASKIGAAMSGANGGSGGGGNAAAASGGEDKEADGFTGGVIFRKLLHSSPPAPPHVSGAMETEEEVKDQDVAGGEQAGILSAMATKIAMAMPGANGDDSHGGSGDDAKSSNGEAARGGSNGGEKQGSESNGGGILSAVASRIGVAVSGANGDRSGSAEDGAKTSAGDAGHGSKGEEKGRGVNGGRLVEQIISNLPSDDQAPDADEASLLIAIIED from the exons ATGGAGGATTCGGTGGGCGCGGATGAGAGGAGGGAGCAGAGCGAGACGATGCCGCACAAAAAGGCGCGCCAAGAAGTAGCGGAGGCCGGTGGtgttggcggcggcggcggcggcaagccAGCTGAGGAGGGCGGGTTCCTGAGCGCTGTGGCGTCCAAGATCGGCGCAACGATGTCCGGGGCCAATGGCGGGAGCGGCGGCGAGGTCGGTGCGGCCATGGCGTCCGACGGCGAGGAGGGAAAGAGGGACGGTGACGGCGAGCCAGGTGAGGAGGGCGGGTTCCTGAGCGCCGTGGCGTCCAAGATCGGCGCGGCGATGTCCGGCGCTAACGGTGGCAGCGGCGGCGGTGGCAATGCGGCCGCGGCGTCTGGCGGCGAGGACAAGGAGGCGGACGGTTTTACCGGCGGCGTAATCTTCCGGAAGCTGCTGCACAgctcgccccctgcgccgccgcaTGTGTCAG GAGCAATGGAAACAGAGGAGGAGGTGAAAGATCAGGATGTGGCAGGTGGCGAGCAAGCCGGGATTCTGAGCGCCATGGCCACCAAGATCGCCATGGCCATGCCTGGTGCAAACGGTGACGACAGCCATGGCGGCAGCGGGGACGACGCTAAGTCGAGCAATGGCGAAGCGGCCCGTGGCGGCAGTAACGGTGGAGAGAAGCAGGGGAGTGAATCCAACGGTGGCGGGATACTTAGCGCTGTGGCTTCCAGGATCGGCGTGGCCGTGTCCGGCGCCAACGGGGACCGCAGCGGCAGCGCTGAGGATGGTGCCAAGACGAGCGCTGGCGACGCTGGTCACGGTAGCAAGGGCGAGGAGAAGGGGCGTGGTGTGAACGGTGGTAGATTAGTCGAGCAGATCATTTCCAATCTGCCCTCAG ATGATCAGGCGCCTGATGCCGATGAAGCTTCCTTGCTCATCGCCATTATCGAAGATTAG
- the LOC100191953 gene encoding uncharacterized protein isoform X1: MVRRQSREGRGLGWPACCLGFLLKLLAFLQAFAAVSALIYAAWILSRWARHHQLHLRDLLSPDLWFPSLVMAAGIFYCLLLLAGYLAAEINTGCCLCFYTIPAMAMMLLEAALAAHLALNQHWIQRTAPASSTTYSPLSTITSTYANGLLLPSSPRRHSRFSWL; this comes from the exons ATGGTGCGTCGCCAGAGCAGAGAAGGCCGGGGCCTGGGCTGGCCTGCGTGCTGCCTCGGCTTCCTGCTCAAGCTGCTCGCGTTCCTCCAGGCCTTCGCCGCCGTCTCCGCCCTCATCTACGCCGCTTGGATCCTCTCCCGCTGGGCgcgccaccaccagctccacctccGCGACCTTCTAAGCCCGGACCTATGGTTCCCGTCGCTCGTCATGGCGGCGGGGATCTTCTACTGCCTCCTGCTCCTCGCGGGTTACTTGGCAGCTGAGATCAACACCGGATGCTGCCTCTGCTTC TACACCATCCCAGCCATGGCTATGATGCTGCTGGAAGCTGCTCTCGCCGCCCATCTGGCGCTCAACCAGCACTGGATCCAG AGGACCGCACCGGCGAGCTCCACAACTTACTCTCCTTTATCCACAATAACCTCGACCTATGCAAATGGGCTGCTCTTGCCATCTTCGCCACGCAG GCACTCTCGCTTCTCCTGGCTATGA
- the LOC100284100 gene encoding Transcription factor MYB35, translating to MGRPPCCDKANVKKGPWTPEEDAKLLAYTSTHGTGNWTNVPQRAGLKRCGKSCRLRYTNYLRPNLKHENFTQEEEDLIVTLHAMLGSRWSLIANQLPGRTDNDVKNYWNTKLSKKLRQRGIDPLTHRPIADLMHSIGALAIRPPQPATSPNGSAAYLPAPALPLVHDVAYHAAGMLPPTPAPPRQVVIARVEADAPASPTEHGHELKWSDFLADDAAAAAAAAAEAQQQLAVVGQYHHEANAGSSSAAAGGNDGCGIAVGGDDGAAAFIDAILDCDKETGVDQLIAELLADPAYYAGSSSSSSSSSGMGWAGMGLLNAD from the exons atgGGGAGGCCGCCGTGCTGCGACAAGGCGAACGTGAAGAAGGGGCCGTGGACGCCGGAGGAGGACGCCAAGCTGCTGGCCTACACCTCCACCCATGGCACCGGCAACTGGACCAACGTGCCCCAACGAGCAG GGCTCAAGAGGTGCGGCAAGAGCTGCAGGCTGAGGTACACCAACTACCTGCGTCCCAACCTGAAGCACGAGAACTTCACCCAGGAGGAGGAAGACCTCATCGTCACCCTCCACGCCATGCTCGGAAGCAG GTGGTCTCTGATCGCGAACCAGCTGCCGGGAAGGACGGACAACGACGTGAAGAACTACTGGAACACGAAGCTGAGCAAGAAGCTGCGGCAGCGCGGGATCGACCCCCTCACCCACCGCCCCATCGCCGACCTCATGCACAGCATCGGCGCGCTGGCCATCCGCCCGCCGCAGCCGGCGACCTCCCCTAACGGCTCCGCCGCCTACCTTCCTGCGCCGGCGCTCCCGCTCGTCCACGACGTCGCGTACCACGCCGCCGGAATGCTGCCGCCGACGCCGGCGCCGCCCCGGCAGGTCGTCATCGCGCGCGTGGAAGCGGACGCGCCCGCGTCGCCGACGGAGCACGGGCACGAGCTCAAGTGGAGCGACTTCCTCGCCGacgacgccgccgccgcggcggcgGCCGCGGCCGAGGCGCAGCAGCAGCTGGCCGTTGTTGGGCAGTACCACCACGAGGCCAACGCCGGGAGCAGCAGCGCTGCGGCCGGCGGTAACGACGGTTGTGGCATTGCCGTCGGCGGCGACGACGGCGCAGCGGCGTTCATCGACGCCATCCTGGACTGCGACAAGGAGACGGGGGTGGACCAGCTCATCGCCGAGCTGCTGGCCGACCCGGCCTACTACGcgggctcctcctcctcctcctcctcctcgtccgGGATGGGCTGGGCCGGCATGGGCCTGCTGAACGCTGATTAA